In Aspergillus nidulans FGSC A4 chromosome II, the genomic stretch CTGGAGAAGTAATTGCGAACGAGCCGCTCGGCGACAGCAGCGCTGATAATGCCCTTGCTGATCAGGTCCGACCTTGCCCCTGACCGGCCGGCGCGCGCGCTTGGAGGCGAGTCAATGGAGTGAGTGCTCCGGGTTTTGGTGATATCGAGAAAGGTGTCGATGGGCGCTTGCACAGCCGATGGTGACTCGGGAGGCGACACCTCGCAgccttccccttcttcctgATGACTCTCAGACTGCTCATTTTCCGCAGGAGGATACGATCCGTCACGCTGATCGCCCGCGGAGGCGAGCGCCCTGGGGCCCTCGAGCCCGAGATGCTGGCAGAGAAGGGTGAGGGTGTGATGGAGGTGTGCAACATCGGTttgcaggagctggatgtTCCTTCCGCTAGGTCAGCGCTAGTCTTCTCTCTACGACTCTTCTTGACAGGATGGATTTACTTCGTATCCTCGATCAGCGACTGCAGACTGCGGTTCAGCACGCAAGATAACCCACGGCGACGGCATCGGGCACAGGGAGGGCCCTCGTCAGACATTTCGCAGCGGATCTATCTGGTTAGACGGGCTCAATGATACTCGAGAGGGCTTGTTCAACGCCCGTACCTTGTTCTTGCGACACGCAGCACACGCAGTGATTTTGCGTGTGATCCCCGGCAAAACCTCCGCCAAATTGTAGCTCTTGTTTGGTTCTTGGGCTGAGGATTCATGGTGGCCGTTTTCCACTGCTGGTATTTCCCTCTTTCGTTTGGGCATATTCGGGGTGCTGATTCCATTCAAGCACTGTCTTGGTGGGCAGAGACGGACAAAGCTGCCACAACGCTACCCCACAGGGGATGCCTCACCAGCTGGAGTCAGTCCATGCTCCCATCCTTGCATGACTCGTGCAGTACAGCACAGCTGGCAGAGTTCGATgttgtctccatctccccTCACTCTGCGAACCAATTGTAGCTGTTATAAACGCAGTGGCGGACTGTTCTCCGCTGATCGGCCATCCTCCGAAGGTCTCCAAAAATCGTGGGAAGGGGGCTTTGGGTAGCTGACATTATAAGAAGAAGTGTAGATAGAAAGAAATGGAAAAAGATATCGTAATTACAATATAGCAGATAAGAATGACGTCCACGATCGCAGCGAAAAGCAAACCCCTACCGGCCGGCATATACTGCCCCGTCCTGTCACTTTATAAGCCTACCGTACGCCAGGAGATCGACTACGATGCCTCATACAAGTATTTTGTCTACCTAATCCGCGGGGGTGTAGACGGTCTGGTGATGGCTGGAACGACAGCCGAAGCAGTTCTGCTGCCAGCAAGTGAAAGGCAAGAGCTGGTCCGCGTTGCGCGCCGCGCTGCGAGTGATCTGAGGCTCCCCCAGTTCCCGATTGTGGCTGGGATCAGCGGACAGTCTACAAACGAATCTATTCGTCTGGCAGAGGAGGCGCACGAAGCAGGGGCGGATTTTGGCCTCTTGCTGCCCCCGTCCTACTGGGTCAAAGCCGTGACTAAGGAGGTGATTGTCGATTTCTATCGCGACGTCGCCGACAATAGTCCAATCCCGATCGTGATCTATAGCGTATGCTTTAAGCTTCTGTACCTGCTATACGATGCTAATATAGTTGTATGATAGTTCCCTGCCATGTGTAACGGGGTCGACCTGAATTCGGACATTATGTCGGAACTGGCGCAGCATCCCAACATCGTCGGCACGAAGCTCACATGCGGAAATGCAGGCAAAGTCACCCGATTGACGCACGAATACGCCCATGAGCAGTTCGCGGTATACGCAGGCTCCTCGGACTGGCTGCTGCCATGTCTCATTGGAGGCGGCTCAGGCTGCGTGACCGGGATTGGGAATGTCTTCCCCAAATCTGTCGCTCGGCTATACGCACTATGGAAAGACGGCAAAGTGCAAGAGGCGACAAAGTTGCAAGGATTGGTAGCGCAGGCGGAGAAGGCGTGCAAGGAGGGGATCGCACCGACGAAGTTCGCAGCCAGCTATTTCGCTGGGCCTGGGGCGGGCGTCACTGATCCCAAGGCATTCTGGCCCAGAAGGCCGTATAGGCCTtcaggcaaggagaagcaAGACTGGGTCGTGCAGGTTATGCAGCATCTGGTTGAGATTGAGCAGTCAATACCGGATCGAGTCTAGGGATAGAAGGTTTCAGTAGACAAGAAATATTTAGGGGTAATGAACGAAATTATCTCTTTTCACTTCGGTAACTGCATCATCATTTTCTTGACAGTTAGTATTGAATTCAGCGCTGTAGACCCCGAGTGGATACCCTTCGTTGTAACTCCCAGTACCGGTGCACTATACACCACGAACCTTCTCCTGACTAATTAACCAGTGTCTAAACCGCAGCGAAGTGAGTTGGTATGAAGTATCTTAGCATGAGTGTATATGCTGGTTTAGTAATCATGGTCTTCTACACTCCGAAGAAATTCTCCCCTATCTGCACATATTTGATCGTCTGCCGCCAGAACGTAAAAGCAATATGGATTGAgccatcctccccaacgaCCATACTTGGGTATGACAGCTCCCtattcagcttctgctcgCTATTGTTGGTTAAACAATATccatccccctcctccagcgtCCGGTGCTGCCACGTCCTTCCCTCGTCATCGCTCCAAGCAACAGAAAGCGGCGCCCTAGGTGCTCCCCAAAACGCTTCTTTGCCATCTGGCCGTGGCTTCTGATTTGGACGGCTATCCTTCCCCTCGATGATCTCATCATAGAGCCCTTCTCTGCGCCCAAGAGCATTCTTGCGCGAGGAGTGGTTATACACCACAACCACACGACCCGAGGGTAGAACATCAAAGCAGATCCCAGCATTAGGATTCGGCAGCGAGGTCGGCTTCGGCGCCGTCCATGCTAATCCATCCGGCGATGTTGAGGAGTAGATGAAATCTGCCCATCGGCTGCGATAGAGGGCGAGATATTCCCCGGTCTTCAGACGCTGGATTTCCATATGCACGCACCCCGTACTCTCGGCGATTGGAATCTCAGACCAAGTCTGGCCCTGATCATCAGACGTGCGGATGGCTGAAATGTCATCGTTGCCAATCCACTTTGCACCCAGTTCAACGCGGCACTTAAAGGTTGGGATCACAAAGATGCCGTTTTTTAGGATGATAACGGGCTGCCGGATAAAGGTGCCAGGCTCGTCGAAGATAACTGTAGGGTCACTCCAGGCATTCCCGTCATCGAAGGAGATCGTACGCTTGACGACGGCTGAGTCTTGGTTCCCTCCTTGCTGAGACGTATACAGGAGCCAGAGCTCACCAGAAGGGTGCTGGAACATGACGGGATTTTGCTCACTTCGTGTCTCGTCGTGCGTCACTTTGATAGCTTCACTCCAAGTGCGGTTTCCAAATGGTAACCGGGAAAAGTAGATGCTGATATCGGGCTTGCCTTCCATGTTCCCCCCGAACCAGGCGCACAAAAGGTCGCCATTTGGCAGACAGAGCAGGTTCGACGCATGGCATTGCACGGTTGCCGGTCGTAAGTATGCTTCTTGATAGGTGTATGGGCGGAATGTCGAGCGCAAGATCCCGTCAAAGAGAGTCTTCATATCCTCTTGGTTGACTTCCATCAGATATGTCTATGGCCGCGTGGTGTATTGGCGTCAGTGTCGAGGTTTTCAGGCCACAGCTACCCCTCTTAAGGAACGCTCGTATACTGTCTAGCTAGAACGGGCTCCAATCCGATCTTCGGGGCCCGGCCGACACTTCAAGAAGCTTAAAATATACACCGGGCGACAGTCCGATGCCAGCAATCCAGATGATCTACCCGGTGGGACGATCACCCCGTGGGGAACGACTGGACGCGGGGATTCTCCATGTGTTTAGGTATGCCTTAAGTAGCCCTCAACTCCACCTGCACTGTGAGTGAAATTTGTTTGGAACTCGTAGTATACGACGCATCTCGAAACACTTAGGCTCACCTGAACTACAACATCATGGCTGGTGGAACGAGTCTTTGGGTCAGCAAAGAGGCCAGAACA encodes the following:
- a CDS encoding dihydrodipicolinate synthase family protein (transcript_id=CADANIAT00003946) encodes the protein MTSTIAAKSKPLPAGIYCPVLSLYKPTVRQEIDYDASYKYFVYLIRGGVDGLVMAGTTAEAVLLPASERQELVRVARRAASDLRLPQFPIVAGISGQSTNESIRLAEEAHEAGADFGLLLPPSYWVKAVTKEVIVDFYRDVADNSPIPIVIYSFPAMCNGVDLNSDIMSELAQHPNIVGTKLTCGNAGKVTRLTHEYAHEQFAVYAGSSDWLLPCLIGGGSGCVTGIGNVFPKSVARLYALWKDGKVQEATKLQGLVAQAEKACKEGIAPTKFAASYFAGPGAGVTDPKAFWPRRPYRPSGKEKQDWVVQVMQHLVEIEQSIPDRV
- a CDS encoding sialidase family protein (transcript_id=CADANIAT00003947); the protein is MEGKPDISIYFSRLPFGNRTWSEAIKVTHDETRSEQNPVMFQHPSGELWLLYTSQQGGNQDSAVVKRTISFDDGNAWSDPTVIFDEPGTFIRQPVIILKNGIFVIPTFKCRVELGAKWIGNDDISAIRTSDDQGQTWSEIPIAESTGCVHMEIQRLKTGEYLALYRSRWADFIYSSTSPDGLAWTAPKPTSLPNPNAGICFDVLPSGRVVVVYNHSSRKNALGRREGLYDEIIEGKDSRPNQKPRPDGKEAFWGAPRAPLSVAWSDDEGRTWQHRTLEEGDGYCLTNNSEQKLNRELSYPSMVVGEDGSIHIAFTFWRQTIKYVQIGENFFGV